The genomic stretch ACGGAAAGTGCTGCTCCTACCAGGAGGGAAGGCTTTGCCTCCGGGAGGAGAACCTTACATATAATTTGAAACGTAGAGGCACCCATGGATTTCGCCGCTTCTATCACACCGCTGTCCACTTCCTTAAATGAAGACTCCACCACTCTTGCAACATATGGTGCTGCCGCTATTACTAAAGGCGGAATCACGGCCTTTGGTCCCAGAAGCGTTCCAACAATCATTTTTGTAACGGGTATTACCATAATAAGCAAAATAATAAAGGGTATGGAGCGGAACAAATTGATAACAAGTCCCAAAACCTGCTGGAGCCAGGGGATTGGATGGATTCCATCTTTATCTGTAACAATTAGTATAATACCCAGAGGGATACCGATAAGATAAGAAAAAACGGAAGATGTCAGCGTCATAAACAAAGACTCTCCTATACCGGTAATAAGCATTTGTATCGTTGTCGCATCAAAGGTCATGTTTCTTCACCTCCTCATGTGTAATCCCTGCTGTTTTTAAATAACTAAGCACCCGGTTCTGGTCAACTTCATTATCCGGAAGCTGAATGACCATCTGTCCCATAGCGGTTCCGTTAATATCTCTGGTTTCGGCATGCATAATGTTCACCGGTACCTTACAGGCTAATATCATATTGGCGAGGACCGGCTCAAAGGAAGACCGTCCGTCAAAGGAAATCCGGACTCTTCTGGAGCCGCCGAAACGGCTGACTTGTTCCGCCGCTTCCCCTAATATAAGCTGTCTGCCGATTTTTGATTTTGGCTCAGAGAATATTTCCTTTACGCTTCCCACTTCTGCAATATGGCTCTGGTCAATAATCGCTACCCGGTCACAGATTGCTTCTATTACTGACATCTCATGGGTGATAACAACCACAGTTACTCCCATGGACTTGTTAATATCTTTTAAAAGTCCAAGTATGGACTTTGTAGTGTTTGGATCCAACGCACTTGTGGCTTCATCGCAAAGGAGAACCTTTGGATTGGTTGCCAGGGCTCTTGCTATGGCTACCCTTTGCTTCTGCCCACCTGAGAGCTGAGACGGATAAGCCTTGGCCCGGTCCTTAAGACCCACGATTTCCAAAAGCTCCATGGCTCTTTTTAACCCTTCCTTTTTGGGTGCCTTGGCGATTTCCAGCGGAAAGCACACATTCTGAAGAACGTTCCTTTGAGCCAGCAGGTTGAACTGCTGAAAAATCATGCCCATGGACTGTCTGGCCAGTCTCTGCTCCTGCGGCCGCATGGCGGTCAGGCTCTTGTTTTCAAAAAGTACATCTCCTGATGTCGGTATTTCTAAATAATTGATACAGCGGACCAAAGTACTTTTTCCGGCTCCGCTTAAACCGATAATTCCAAATATCTCTCCCTGTTCTATGGACAGGTTGATATCGTCTAGGGCCTTAATCGGGCCGCCTGTGGTACGAAACTCTTTTCCCAGTCCCACCAGCTGAATAATAGGTTCTGCTGACTGCATTTGTCTATTTCCTTTCATTATTATTGCCCATCTTTCTGAGCATAATGGAATTTCTGTAGGGTGTTTTTTAAGGTACAAAAAGGCCGCAAGCCCTGCACAGACTTGCGACCTAAAATTTCCGCGTATTGCTGCTCTCAGCGAATTCCAATCACAATCCATACAAATGAAACGATTATCGTATTTTTATGCACTCTGATACACGACACATCATCATACACATGCCGTTCATCTTGTTCATATTCATCTGCATGGCTCTCCACTGGTTCATGGCAGCTACTCCTCCCACTGATTCCTATAGGCAAACTAGGAATTACTTTATGAGGCGTATTTTACGCTCTCTTCCTGTTTTTGTCAATACATATTTTAAAATTTGAAATAAAAACCTAATTTTATGAACATAAGTCTACAATCACCTGCGCGAATATCTTTGCGCTTACAATCAGTTCGTCAATGACTGCATACTCATCAGCTCCATGCATCCGGTTATCTGTCCCCGGCATGGAAGCGCCGAAGGCAACGCCGTTCTTTAATTCATGGACATAGGTACCGCCGCCCATGGATACACACTCTCCCTTGCGGCCCGTATAGCTTTCATAAGCACTGAGCAGGGTCTTTACAAATTCCGAATTTCCATCCACATGATGAGGAGGCTTCATGGAATCATTGTGAAGGGTAAAGCCCTTTTCCGCCATGTTTCTTCTTACCACTAAAAGGACATTCTCCTCAGTCGCACAGACCGGACACCGGCTGTCAAAGGTACCCTCTAAACCGGATTCTGTCACCTTTAAGAGACTGAATGCCAGAGTCAGGCTGCCGGAAAGCTCATCTTCCATTTTTATTCCCAAAGCATCTCCTGAAGTATCCCCATGAGGGATCAGCTCCAGAAGGCGGCGGATCATGATCATCTGTTCGCATTCGGCCAGAGGAAGCTCTGTTAAGAATAAAAGAAGTCCGGTCAGGGCGTTATTACCCTCTTCAGGAAGAGAGGCATGAGCACTTTTACCGATTGCAGTTATGATGGCTGTATCTTCATCCAATTTCAGTTCAAAGCGGATTCCCGTCCTTTTTTCACACTCTGCCGCTGCATGTTCAAGAACTTTTGCATCGAGGCCTGTCACAACTGCACTGGCCTTTCCAGGAACCACGTTTACTTTGGTTCCGGCCTCTACGCTCACCAGTTTTGGAAGCTGGTCAGAAGCTGCCCATTCTGCGGTGAAATGGCCGTTTAAGCCACCCTTTTCCGTATTCACAACCGGGAAGGAGCCGTCAGGCGAAAAGGTCATCGGTGCTTCCTTTTCTATGGCATAATAATGGGCGATATCTGAGCTTCCGCACTCTTCGTCTGTTCCCAGAATCAGCCGAACATTTTTATTAAGGGGTATATTCAACTCTTTTACAGCTCTCATGGCATAAAGAGCTGCAACAGCCGGGCCCTTATCATCTGCGGTTCCCCTGCCGAATAGTTTATCTCCCTTTACTACAGGCTCAAAAGGCTCTGTCTCCTTCCAGCCTTCTCCTGCAGGCACCACATCAAGATGGGCCAGGATATCAAGCTGGCTCTCCTTGTCGTTTAAATCTGCCGTTCCAACATAATTATCATAATTGGTAATGGAGAAACCATAGGATTCCGCAATATCCAGCGCTTCATTCAAAGCTTCAAACGCTCCCGGTCCATAGGGCATCCCTTCCCTGTAGGGCATCTTTTCACTGTTAATGCGGCACAGCGTACAGATGTCTTCTATCATTTCCTGCTTATGTGACTCTATATATTCTTCTATTTCTTTCCTATACATGATCCACGCCCCTTTTTTTTATTTCATCATAGATGCCAGCACGTCATTTACTGCTTTGCCGTCTGCTTTGCCTTTTACCTTGGGCATCAGGGTCTTCATGATCCTTCCTTTGTCTGCTCCAGTAGGAGCTTCAATTCCAAGTTCCTCAAGAACAGACTGGATGATCTCCCTGATCTGCTCCTCTCCCATATCCTCCGGAGCAAATTCCTTATAAACGGTAATACGAAACGCCGCTTCTTCCCGGATATCCGTCCTGTCTTCAGGCGCAAGATCATGAGTTTCCTGATTCTGTTTGATTTCCTTCTTTACAACTGTATTGGCCTCATCTTCCGTAATAGGGGTATGATCCTTCTTATCGATTTCAAAATTTTTAAGAGCAGAAAGAAGCATGGATAAAGCATCTTTTCGCTGTTTTTCCTTTGCCTTCATTGCCTCTACCATGGCTGCCCTTACTTCATCAATCTTACTCATTGTCTGCTGCCTCCTTATATTTTATGATTACTAAACCGTTACCAGCTTTCCTGCATCTAAATATGCGAACGACTCACAAAACGTTTTTCTTAGTTGTGGCCGAATTCAGAAAGCTTTAGTCCCGGGTTACGCTCCAATACCATGCCAACGCTCCAGCTGTTGACAAATAAAAGAAGAGGATTGTCTTTTAGATCCTTGATCCGTTTCATATCGGACGTCCCCTGAATCTTGGCTACATCAATTTCTTCTTTGTTCACGATCCAGCGGATATATTCATATGGAAGCTTTTCAAGCCTTACTTCCACGTTGTACTCATTTTCCAGACGATAGGTCAAAACCTCAAACTGCAGTTCTCCCACGACTCCCACGATGATCTCTTCCATTCCGGTATTAAACTCCTGGAAGATCTGAATGGCACCTTCCTGTGCAATCTGGTTTACGCCTTTGATGAACTGCTTTCTTTTCATGGTATCCATCTGCCGCACTCTTGCGAAATGCTCTGGTGCAAAGGTAG from Lacrimispora sphenoides JCM 1415 encodes the following:
- the pepV gene encoding dipeptidase PepV, yielding MYRKEIEEYIESHKQEMIEDICTLCRINSEKMPYREGMPYGPGAFEALNEALDIAESYGFSITNYDNYVGTADLNDKESQLDILAHLDVVPAGEGWKETEPFEPVVKGDKLFGRGTADDKGPAVAALYAMRAVKELNIPLNKNVRLILGTDEECGSSDIAHYYAIEKEAPMTFSPDGSFPVVNTEKGGLNGHFTAEWAASDQLPKLVSVEAGTKVNVVPGKASAVVTGLDAKVLEHAAAECEKRTGIRFELKLDEDTAIITAIGKSAHASLPEEGNNALTGLLLFLTELPLAECEQMIMIRRLLELIPHGDTSGDALGIKMEDELSGSLTLAFSLLKVTESGLEGTFDSRCPVCATEENVLLVVRRNMAEKGFTLHNDSMKPPHHVDGNSEFVKTLLSAYESYTGRKGECVSMGGGTYVHELKNGVAFGASMPGTDNRMHGADEYAVIDELIVSAKIFAQVIVDLCS
- a CDS encoding methionine ABC transporter ATP-binding protein, which produces MQSAEPIIQLVGLGKEFRTTGGPIKALDDINLSIEQGEIFGIIGLSGAGKSTLVRCINYLEIPTSGDVLFENKSLTAMRPQEQRLARQSMGMIFQQFNLLAQRNVLQNVCFPLEIAKAPKKEGLKRAMELLEIVGLKDRAKAYPSQLSGGQKQRVAIARALATNPKVLLCDEATSALDPNTTKSILGLLKDINKSMGVTVVVITHEMSVIEAICDRVAIIDQSHIAEVGSVKEIFSEPKSKIGRQLILGEAAEQVSRFGGSRRVRISFDGRSSFEPVLANMILACKVPVNIMHAETRDINGTAMGQMVIQLPDNEVDQNRVLSYLKTAGITHEEVKKHDL
- a CDS encoding methionine ABC transporter permease, which translates into the protein MTFDATTIQMLITGIGESLFMTLTSSVFSYLIGIPLGIILIVTDKDGIHPIPWLQQVLGLVINLFRSIPFIILLIMVIPVTKMIVGTLLGPKAVIPPLVIAAAPYVARVVESSFKEVDSGVIEAAKSMGASTFQIICKVLLPEAKPSLLVGAALSVTTILSYSAMAGFVGGGGLGDIAIRYGYYRYQTQMMFVTVAILVIIVQIIQETGMKLSKKSDKRVK
- a CDS encoding GatB/YqeY domain-containing protein, whose protein sequence is MSKIDEVRAAMVEAMKAKEKQRKDALSMLLSALKNFEIDKKDHTPITEDEANTVVKKEIKQNQETHDLAPEDRTDIREEAAFRITVYKEFAPEDMGEEQIREIIQSVLEELGIEAPTGADKGRIMKTLMPKVKGKADGKAVNDVLASMMK